The genomic window CCCGAATCTCGGCTGCGAGGGCTCCTCACTTAGCCCCAGCGTGGACGGCGCCCCCCCGGGTGGCGTCGGGGCCTGATCGGGAGTCGGCGCCGGCCCAGGCTCGGCCGGCGGTGGCGCGGGCGGTGCCGGTTCGGCCGGCGGAGGCGTCGGCGCCAGGATCGGCTGGCCAGCACCAGGATTGACGTTGATCTCCGACACGCGCGGCGCCCTCCCTAATCGGTCGGTAAGTCCCCTGTTTACTCTTGAACCCCGATTCGGGTCGGACGCAACGCGCCGATTCCGAGCGCTTCCCCGCCGCCGGCGATCGGGAGAGTGAACCAGAACGTGCTGCCCGCTCCAGGCCTGCTTTCGACGCCGATCTGCCCCCCGTGCGCCTCGACGATTTCCTTCGAGATGGCCAGACCCAGGCCGATGCCGCCCGCCTCTCGCGTGGCGCTCATGTCGACCCGGCCGAAGCGCGTGAAGAGCCTGGGCAGGTCCTCGGCCGTGATTCCCGGGCCGTCGTCGCGCACCTCCACCCGGACGAATCCGCCGCCGTCGGCGGCGACGAGGGTGACGCAACCGCCGCGGGGCGTGTACTTGATCGCGTTTCCTACCAGGTTGGTCAGGACCTGCATGACGCGCGGCGCATCGCCGACCACCTCTCGGGACAGCCCCCTCGTGTCGGCGTGGAGCGTGAGCCCCCGGTCGGCGGCCAGGACCTCGAACGTCGCGACCGTCTCCTTCACGAGTCCACCCAGGTCGAACGGCACCTTCGCGAGTTCCAGCTTCCCGGCCACCATCAGGCTGATGTCCAGGAGATTGTTGACCAGGGCGAGCATGCGCCTGGCCCCGTCGAGGACCTTCTGCACGTAGTCCCGCTGCCGGGAAGTGAGCGGTCCCGCAATCCCGTCGCCCAGCACGCTCGCGAAGCCGGTGATGTAGTTGAGTGGCGTCCTGAGCTCGTGGCTGACCACCGACAGGAAGTCGTCCTTGAGCCGATCGGCGCGCTTGAGGTCGGCCGTCATCTCGGCCGCCAGGGCTAGAGCGCGATCCCGGCCGGTGGCGAGAATCAGCGCGATGGCCGCCAGCAGGACGCTGACGATTCCTCCCGCCAGCAGCACGACGAGCGGCAGGTCGGGGTTGCGCGATCCAAACGCGGGCAGGGCGTTTGCCTGCAGCGTCCAGCGATGACCCGCGATCGCCACGGGCATCGTGGTCGAGAGGTAAGGGAGAAAGCTCGTCCCGGGATCGAGGGCCGGCGAGACGTGCCCGGGATCGTGGTCATGCAGCAACGACCCCGAGGAGGGATCCGGGCCGTCGAATAGCTCGAAGTCGATCTCCTTCGGCAGCCGCCCGCCGAGCACCGCGGTGAAGAAATCTCCTGCCCGGAACGGGCTATAGACGTAGCCAAGCAGCGCCTTCCGGCGATCTTGCACGCTTCCCTGATCCATCCCCGGCCGGTACACGGGGAAGTAGACCAAGAACCCGGGCTGGGGCTGGACCGCCGTCTCCTGCACGAGGCGCACCTTTCCCGAAAGGGCCGGCCTTCCCGAGTCCCGGGCGCGCTCCATGGCCCTGCGGCGGACGGGTTCGGTGAACATGTCGTAGCCGTACGCCCGCTGATTGCGCCAATCGAAAGGT from Candidatus Tanganyikabacteria bacterium includes these protein-coding regions:
- a CDS encoding CHASE domain-containing protein, which codes for MGRSGIYLRSLPITLAVLALSAMLAIVAWGLAGNLDHGRERARFEGHVRDAAATIKQRMEAYILALRSGERFISTVGPFTREQWRTFVNAPGLRRDYPGIQGIGFSVRLDDAAQISRLRERLLAEGLPALRIRPPERRSEYHAIIYLEPFDWRNQRAYGYDMFTEPVRRRAMERARDSGRPALSGKVRLVQETAVQPQPGFLVYFPVYRPGMDQGSVQDRRKALLGYVYSPFRAGDFFTAVLGGRLPKEIDFELFDGPDPSSGSLLHDHDPGHVSPALDPGTSFLPYLSTTMPVAIAGHRWTLQANALPAFGSRNPDLPLVVLLAGGIVSVLLAAIALILATGRDRALALAAEMTADLKRADRLKDDFLSVVSHELRTPLNYITGFASVLGDGIAGPLTSRQRDYVQKVLDGARRMLALVNNLLDISLMVAGKLELAKVPFDLGGLVKETVATFEVLAADRGLTLHADTRGLSREVVGDAPRVMQVLTNLVGNAIKYTPRGGCVTLVAADGGGFVRVEVRDDGPGITAEDLPRLFTRFGRVDMSATREAGGIGLGLAISKEIVEAHGGQIGVESRPGAGSTFWFTLPIAGGGEALGIGALRPTRIGVQE